CCGAGCGCGACGGCAACCCAGAGAACGACGGTGAAAATCAGCAACAGCATGACCGCCGCGCTGCCCAGGTCCTTGGCGCGGCCGAGCAGCGGATGCATTTCCACGGACAGGGCGTCGGCCAGGGCTTCGACCGCGGAATTGAGCAGTTCGGTGACCAGCACCATGATGACGGAAAAAATCAGCAGGAAGACTTCCGCCACCGATCGGCCCAGCCAGAAGGCGGCGGGAATCATGAGGATGGCCAGCGCCAGTTCCTGGCGGAAAGCGGCTTCGTAGCGCAGCGC
This genomic interval from Bordetella genomosp. 10 contains the following:
- a CDS encoding diacylglycerol kinase produces the protein MTPTPPPQHSPFKSTGGVRRIFNALRYSLQGLKAALRYEAAFRQELALAILMIPAAFWLGRSVAEVFLLIFSVIMVLVTELLNSAVEALADALSVEMHPLLGRAKDLGSAAVMLLLIFTVVLWVAVALGRFVL